A genome region from Coprococcus phoceensis includes the following:
- the mobT gene encoding MobT family relaxase translates to MVLNEEQWIKELREKRIAYGISQGKLAVASGITREYLNKIESGKMKPSKELLETLHKELVRFNPEAPLTMLFDYVKIRFPTLDIQHIIKDILKLNINYMLHEDYGRYSYTEHYSLGDIFIYTSADEEKGVLLELKGRGCRQFESYLLAQQRSWYDFLMDALVDGGVMKRIDLAINDHTGILDIPELAEKCRKREYIGKSRSYKFYQSGELIKHREEDREYMGHTLYLGSLKSDVYFCIYEKDYEQYVKLGTPLEEADIINRFEIRLRNERAYYAVRDLLTYYDAEQTAFSIINQYVRFVDEEPDKRKNDWKLNDRWAWFIGDNRQSLKLTTKPEPYTLDRTLRWVQRQVAPTLKMLKKIDKGNGTDYMETIEQQAKLTEKHEMIIKQQTTSAKDLVES, encoded by the coding sequence ATGGTTCTGAATGAAGAACAATGGATAAAAGAATTACGGGAGAAACGGATTGCTTACGGTATCTCACAAGGAAAGCTGGCGGTGGCTTCTGGTATCACAAGAGAATATCTCAATAAGATAGAAAGTGGAAAAATGAAGCCGTCAAAGGAGCTTTTGGAAACTTTGCACAAAGAACTGGTAAGGTTCAATCCAGAAGCACCACTTACCATGCTGTTTGATTATGTGAAAATTCGTTTTCCCACATTGGATATACAGCACATCATCAAAGATATATTAAAACTGAATATCAATTATATGCTCCATGAAGATTACGGGCGTTACAGCTATACGGAGCATTACTCTTTAGGGGACATCTTTATCTATACGTCGGCTGACGAAGAAAAAGGTGTCCTTTTAGAGTTAAAGGGGCGTGGTTGCAGGCAGTTTGAAAGTTACCTGCTGGCACAGCAAAGAAGCTGGTATGACTTTCTCATGGACGCATTGGTAGACGGTGGCGTGATGAAGCGTATCGACCTTGCTATCAACGACCATACGGGCATTTTGGATATTCCAGAGCTTGCGGAAAAATGCAGGAAACGGGAATATATCGGAAAGTCCAGAAGCTATAAGTTTTACCAGTCGGGTGAGCTTATCAAGCACAGAGAGGAGGACAGAGAATATATGGGACATACCCTTTATCTTGGTTCGCTGAAATCTGATGTGTATTTCTGTATCTATGAAAAGGACTATGAGCAGTACGTCAAGTTAGGGACACCGCTGGAAGAAGCCGACATTATTAACCGTTTTGAGATACGGCTTAGAAATGAACGTGCCTATTATGCAGTACGAGATTTGCTGACCTATTATGACGCAGAGCAGACCGCCTTTTCTATCATCAACCAGTATGTGCGGTTTGTTGATGAAGAACCAGACAAGCGAAAAAATGACTGGAAGCTCAATGACCGCTGGGCTTGGTTTATTGGCGATAACAGACAGAGCTTGAAGCTGACGACAAAGCCAGAGCCTTACACCTTAGACCGCACATTGCGTTGGGTACAAAGGCAGGTAGCACCGACCTTGAAAATGCTGAAAAAGATTGATAAGGGAAACGGTACAGACTACATGGAAACAATCGAACAGCAGGCAAAGCTCACAGAAAAGCATGAAATGATAATCAAACAGCAGACAACCTCTGCAAAAGATTTGGTGGAAAGTTAG
- a CDS encoding DUF3789 domain-containing protein, producing MWELVKDFLLVSMGMGIGVVLMCILNVGKEADCEMKQLKESEDN from the coding sequence ATGTGGGAATTAGTAAAAGACTTCCTGCTGGTATCTATGGGAATGGGTATCGGCGTAGTCTTGATGTGTATTTTGAATGTCGGCAAAGAAGCTGACTGTGAAATGAAACAATTAAAAGAAAGTGAGGACAATTAA